The following coding sequences are from one Lolium rigidum isolate FL_2022 chromosome 6, APGP_CSIRO_Lrig_0.1, whole genome shotgun sequence window:
- the LOC124661679 gene encoding ribosome-inactivating protein-like gives MAGPTPAFTDSFLVEENNYGDFMRIVRQNVIKYCSDRRPGIVQPVLPPEQAVPSRWFYVLLRNTKTTSSSLTLAVRMDNLYLVGFKTPAGVWWELGKEGDTRLISGSKWLGFGVRYQDLIGQKGLDTVTLGRAQMARAVHVLAKHGTSKQAWEELRMADPQAESKSMLAKLVIMICEGLRFLTVSSTVDKKFDKVNPTITDVEGKQVNKWDRICVVVFKWANDPSAKFPDLEKVGVKNKTDAERIVALVKYQAS, from the coding sequence ATGGCCGGGCCAACACCAGCGTTCACGGACTCCTTCCTGGTGGAGGAGAACAACTACGGCGACTTCATGCGCATAGTGCGGCAGAACGTGATCAAGTACTGCAGCGACCGGCGCCCTGGAATCGTCCAGCCCGTGCTGCCGCCGGAGCAGGCGGTCCCCAGCCGCTGGTTCTACGTCCTCCTCCGTAACACCAAGACCACCTCCAGCTCCCTCACCCTCGCCGTGCGCATGGACAACCTCTACCTCGTCGGCTTCAAGACCCCGGCCGGGGTGTGGTGGGAGTTGGGCAAAGAGGGCGACACCCGCCTCATCAGCGGCTCCAAGTGGCTTGGCTTCGGCGTCCGGTACCAGGACCTCATCGGCCAGAAGGGGCTGGACACCGTCACGCTAGGCCGCGCCCAAATGGCCCGAGCCGTCCATGTCCTCGCCAAGCATGGCACCTCCAAGCAGGCTTGGGAGGAGCTGCGGATGGCCGATCCGCAAGCCGAGTCCAAAAGCATGCTGGCGAAGCTGGTGATCATGATCTGCGAGGGGCTGCGGTTCCTCACCGTGTCTAGCACGGTGGACAAGAAGTTTGACAAGGTGAACCCCACGATAACCGACGTCGAGGGGAAGCAGGTGAATAAATGGGATAGGATCTGTGTGGTCGTATTCAAGTGGGCTAACGATCCCAGTGCTAAGTTCCCCGATCTGGAGAAGGTAGGCGTCAAGAATAAAACCGACGCAGAACGAATCGTCGCGCTCGTCAAGTATCAAGCTAGCTAA